The DNA segment GCTGCCGCCGCCGTCTATCGGCTCATGGATTCCGGGCATGCGGATATTCAACTGAAAGCGGTGGATGTGTATCTGAAGAGCTCCCGCCTGCTCCCGAAGCATGTAGTCAGCAAGCTGCTAAGCCATGCGAATTTCGAGATTCGCCGGATGGTTATCCATGCCATGGCGAACATGAAAAGTGCCGCGTATCTGGAGCCAATGAGAGACGGCTTGGCAGACGCCGACCAGCGTGTCGTTTATGCGTGTGCCAAGGCGATGCTGAAAATGGGGGAAGGGGGTGTTGCGGCGCTTTGCGAGCGTGCGGCGGCGAATCGGGGCACGGAACGCGGGAATTTCCTCCAGAACTTGATCGAGGAGGAACTGCGGCAGCTGTCCATGCAGCTTCACAATTTGAACAAGCTTACGCAATATAACACGCTGATGTACACCTATGACAAAGCGTTTCGCCAAAATGCGCGAATGTATCGGGTGGTATAGGAGGGTTGCGCGCCAATGTGGACTTTTGATTATGAGGCGGTCACGGATACATTGCTTGGGGCACTAAGAGAGTTCTTGTTGTTTTACAGCTACACGGCCATTTATTATGTCATATTCGTTACGCTGCTGCTTTATCTCATATTCGGGTTTTCGATCCGTCATATTGCTTCGATCAAGCGGGGCATCCGGTACAACCGGATTCATAAGCTGTCCGGCCATGCTCCGCCGGTGTCCATCTTAGTCCCGGCTTATAACGAGGAAGTGACGATAATCGAAAATGTCAGATCGCTGCTTGCGCTCCATTATGCGGAGTATGAGGTGATCGTCGTCAATGACGGCTCGCAGGATCATACGCTGCAGCGCATGATCGATGAATTTAGGCTGGAGCTCACTCATCCTGTGCTTTCTAGCAGCATACAGACAGGGAAGATCAGAGGGGTCTATCATAACCCCGAATATCCGAATCTCTATTTAATCGATAAGGAGAATGGGGGAAAGGCCGATTCTCTGAATGCCGGCATCAATCTCTCCCATTATGACCTTATCTCTACTATAGATGCAGACTCTTTATTGGAAAAGGACGCGTTAACGAGAATTGCCCGGGTATATATGGAAAATCCCGAGGAAACTGTTGCCGTCGGCGGCAACGTCCGCATCGTGAACAGCTGCACCGTGGAAGACGGGATCGTCAAGGATGTCAAATTTCCCCGCAAGCTGCTGCCGGCGCTGCAGCATGTGGAATACTTGAAAGCCTTCTTGGGCGGAAGGATCGGCTGGAGCTCCGTCAATGGCCTCATCATCATATCGGGGGCATTCGGGGTGTTCCAGAAGGACAAGGTCATTGCGGTCGGCGGGTACAGAGGGGGCTATCCCGGCGAAGACATGAACATTGTCATCAAGCTTCACCGCTACTGCCTGGAGAATGACATCCCTTATCGGGTAGCCTTCTGCCCGGATGCCGTCTGCTGGACGCAAGCCCCTGAATCGTACCGGATTTTGAGCAGCCAGCGCAAGCGCTGGGGGCGGGGAAATCTGAAGAACATGATTGAGGAAGGCATCCATATGGTGATGCGTCCGAAATACAAAATTTTTGGGCTGCTGACGCTTCCTTATAACATCGTGTTCGAGACGCTGAATCCGTATTTCCGTCTGGGCGGCATGTTGGCCATATTGGGGTACTGGATGCTGAACATGACGGATTGGACTACCGTGCTAGTCTTTGCTCTGGTGAATTTGTTTTCCTGTTTCACCTTGAGCCTGGGGGCCTTGTACATTGAAGAGACCGCCTTCGGCCGGTATCCGAAGCTCAGCGATTTGAACAAAACTATCCTGTATTCCTTCTTGATGTTCGCAGGCTATCGCCAGATCGGCGTATGGTGGAGGCTAAGCGGCCATGTCCAATTCCTGCGCAACAACAACTCATGGGGCACAATGGTCCGAACCAATTTCAATAAATAGGCGAGAAGTAGGCAAAAGTGTGAAATGATTCTAGAGACTCGAAGACTGCTTTCGGGCCCCGCATTTCACACGACTGCCTTACCCGACCTTCAACATATATAGACTGGATTAACATAAACAAAGAGGAGTGGAGAATATGGCGGTATTAGTTCACGATCCGATTCAGGAAGCCATCTCGCAATTGGCCCAGCGTGTCCAAGCTTCCTATGAAGCAGGCGCCTCGTGCGGGGTTATTCTGGCTCCA comes from the Xylanibacillus composti genome and includes:
- a CDS encoding glycosyltransferase family 2 protein translates to MWTFDYEAVTDTLLGALREFLLFYSYTAIYYVIFVTLLLYLIFGFSIRHIASIKRGIRYNRIHKLSGHAPPVSILVPAYNEEVTIIENVRSLLALHYAEYEVIVVNDGSQDHTLQRMIDEFRLELTHPVLSSSIQTGKIRGVYHNPEYPNLYLIDKENGGKADSLNAGINLSHYDLISTIDADSLLEKDALTRIARVYMENPEETVAVGGNVRIVNSCTVEDGIVKDVKFPRKLLPALQHVEYLKAFLGGRIGWSSVNGLIIISGAFGVFQKDKVIAVGGYRGGYPGEDMNIVIKLHRYCLENDIPYRVAFCPDAVCWTQAPESYRILSSQRKRWGRGNLKNMIEEGIHMVMRPKYKIFGLLTLPYNIVFETLNPYFRLGGMLAILGYWMLNMTDWTTVLVFALVNLFSCFTLSLGALYIEETAFGRYPKLSDLNKTILYSFLMFAGYRQIGVWWRLSGHVQFLRNNNSWGTMVRTNFNK